Below is a window of Methanocaldococcus jannaschii DSM 2661 DNA.
TTCTTCATTGAATGCAGGAACGACTACAAATATCTCATCTTTATTAATCTCATTAATTTGGCTGTTTTGCTTTTTCATTATCTCCACCTATAACCTTACAGAAGGCAAATGCCCCAACAACCCCACATATAAAGATGGCTAAGGCTATAGTATCGGCAAATGCAAGGTTGTATTTTTGGGAGATAACAACTATCAACGTCCCAGCAACAACGGTAATTATTGACTCCCCAACTAAAACATTGGCAGTTCCCTTTTTAAATGATAATCTTAATCCCACTAATGCAGAGAAGCTTAGAGCTATAATAGCAAATAACCAAACATAGATATTCATACTACCACCAAATAAAAGTTATAAATATAATTATCAGTTAAATATTAACTTAGATAACTTAAAGTTAATAATCTTTTTGGTTATAAAAAGAGGTTGGAAGTATGCAGTTGGATGCCTTTGCAATATTGGTGTTAGTTATATTGGGATTTATGGCATTGTTTGCTACAGCTATTGCAGTCTGGTATTGGAAAGTTGGAAGGAAGTTGATACAATAAGTTACAATCTTTTATAAATATCATATAAAATTGCTCCAAACAGCAAGCTAATGTAAATAATGATTGTTATATCTGTTAAAATTAGTGATAAGCCAATATTAAAACTACCTTCAGAAAATGAAACCTTAATAACGACAGCAACTAATAAAGTCAATCCTGCTCCAAGAAATATTTTATAAATGTCAAAAATGGCATTAAATAGTAATTCTCTCTTTTTAGTCAGTTTTTCATCATCCAAAATTTCACCAATAATACTTTATCATCAATATGATAAAAATCACCGCCCCTAAAAATACCATCAACCAAACCCATATATTCAAAATAAATAAAAATTTAAAAATCTTTTCTCTCTTTTCCGGGTCATTTAAAAGCTTTTTTATTGGGTCTTTCCCATAGTATTTTTTTCTTTTCATAATTATCACTTTTTAGTCAAATAAAGATAATTTAAATATAAGCTGTGTTGTTGTCGGCAGTTCTTTTCTAACAATCTTTAGTTCTGGTTTATATATATACATTACATCCTTCTCTGAAAAAATATCAATCTCTTTCCCCAAAATCTTTGATATAACTTTTACTTCTTCTTTTCCACTGATTTTTATAGCCCCTCCTAAAGAGGAATCAACCTCTAAAACAATAGGGATTTTTAAATCTTCACTTGCTATCTCTTTTAAAAACTCAAGCTCTCTCCTTTTTATCCTATGCCTTTTACCGTTTATTATTACATGTGGTTTTTCTTCACTCAATAACTCTCTTAAAGTTTTCCTTTTAAACCTTGGATTCATATCTTTTATTATTCCTTTTATAATCTTTTCTACATCTCTCATACTCATCACAAGGATAATCATTTTATACGTTAAATGAAATATTAATATTATGTGTAAGAATTCAAATTTAAATTTAAACTATTGAAAATTTCCTGTGAGGGATGTTTGTGAGAGTCATGAAAATTGCCCAAAATAAAAAGATTGTAACTGTTTATCCTACAACTACAATAAGAAAAGCCCTTATGACTATGAATGAGAATAAATACAGAAGATTGCCAGTGGTAAATGCGGGAAATAACAAAGTTGTTGGTATAATTACAAGTATGGATATTGTAGATTTCATGGGTG
It encodes the following:
- a CDS encoding DUF61 family protein, with the protein product MIILVMSMRDVEKIIKGIIKDMNPRFKRKTLRELLSEEKPHVIINGKRHRIKRRELEFLKEIASEDLKIPIVLEVDSSLGGAIKISGKEEVKVISKILGKEIDIFSEKDVMYIYKPELKIVRKELPTTTQLIFKLSLFD